From a region of the Streptomyces caniferus genome:
- a CDS encoding cytochrome ubiquinol oxidase subunit I, translated as MELALAPETLARWQFGITTVYHFLFVPLTISLAALVAGLETAWVRTGKQEYLKATKFWGKLFLINIAMGVVTGIVQEFQFGMNWSAYSRFVGDVFGAPLAFEALIAFFFESTFIGLWIFGWDKLPKRIHCFCMWMVSIGTILSAYFILAANSWMQHPVGYKYNAANGRAELTDFWKVLTQDTTLVVVFHTLTAAFLTGAAFMVGIAAFHLMRKKHIKVMRTSLRLGLITLVISGILTAVSGDSLGKVMFKQQPMKMAAAEALWDKEEPAPFSVFAYGDVEKGHNTVAIEIPGLLSFLAHNDFSSPVPGINDVNKAEKQKFGPGDYRPNIPVAYWGFRWMIGFGMSSFAIGLAGLWLTRKKFWLAPGLRTGDEEPPHLALTKNKVLGARLSKWYWSLAFVTLGFPLIANSWGWIFTEMGRQPWAVYGVLRTSDAVSPGVSQGEVLTSMIVFTGLYAILAVVEIKLLVKYIKAGPQELSDSDLNPPTKIGGDSTDADRPMAFSY; from the coding sequence ATGGAACTGGCGTTGGCGCCAGAGACTCTGGCCCGATGGCAATTCGGCATCACCACCGTCTACCACTTCCTGTTCGTCCCCCTGACGATCTCCCTCGCCGCTCTGGTGGCCGGACTCGAGACCGCATGGGTACGCACGGGGAAGCAGGAGTACCTCAAGGCCACCAAATTCTGGGGCAAGCTGTTCCTGATCAACATCGCGATGGGTGTCGTCACCGGCATCGTCCAGGAGTTCCAGTTCGGGATGAACTGGTCCGCCTACTCGCGATTCGTCGGTGACGTCTTCGGCGCCCCGCTGGCCTTCGAGGCGCTCATCGCGTTCTTCTTCGAGTCCACCTTCATCGGACTGTGGATCTTCGGCTGGGACAAGCTGCCGAAGAGGATCCACTGCTTCTGCATGTGGATGGTCTCGATCGGCACGATCCTGTCGGCGTACTTCATCCTCGCGGCGAACTCCTGGATGCAGCATCCGGTCGGCTACAAGTACAACGCCGCGAACGGACGTGCGGAGCTGACCGACTTCTGGAAGGTGTTGACCCAGGACACCACCCTGGTCGTCGTCTTCCACACGCTGACCGCGGCCTTCCTGACCGGCGCCGCGTTCATGGTCGGCATCGCCGCCTTCCATCTGATGCGCAAGAAGCACATCAAGGTCATGCGGACGTCGCTGCGGCTCGGGCTGATCACGCTGGTCATCTCGGGCATCCTCACCGCGGTCAGCGGCGACTCGCTCGGCAAGGTCATGTTCAAGCAGCAGCCGATGAAGATGGCCGCGGCCGAGGCGCTGTGGGACAAGGAGGAGCCGGCGCCGTTCTCGGTCTTCGCCTACGGCGATGTCGAGAAGGGGCACAACACGGTCGCCATCGAGATACCCGGCCTGCTGTCCTTCCTCGCGCACAACGACTTCAGCTCGCCGGTCCCCGGCATCAACGACGTCAACAAGGCCGAGAAGCAGAAGTTCGGGCCCGGTGACTACCGGCCCAACATCCCGGTCGCCTACTGGGGCTTCCGCTGGATGATCGGCTTCGGTATGTCGTCCTTCGCCATCGGTCTCGCCGGGCTCTGGCTCACCCGTAAGAAGTTCTGGCTCGCACCGGGGCTGCGTACGGGCGACGAGGAGCCACCGCATCTCGCGCTCACCAAGAACAAGGTGCTCGGTGCCCGCCTGAGCAAGTGGTACTGGTCGCTCGCCTTCGTCACGCTCGGCTTCCCGCTCATCGCGAACTCGTGGGGCTGGATCTTCACCGAGATGGGCCGCCAGCCCTGGGCCGTCTACGGCGTACTGCGCACCTCGGACGCGGTGTCCCCGGGCGTCTCGCAGGGCGAGGTGCTCACCTCGATGATCGTCTTCACCGGGCTCTACGCGATCCTCGCCGTGGTCGAGATCAAGCTGCTGGTGAAGTACATCAAGGCCGGACCGCAGGAGCTCAGCGACTCCGACCTCAACCCGCCCACCAAGATCGGCGGCGACAGCACGGACGCCGACCGGCCGATGGCCTTCTCGTACTAG
- a CDS encoding metallophosphoesterase — MAGETPASVPPPGVPSGAPAGSPVPPVGPPLHLPAGTPAAPPAAPPVVSPAAPPAELPEEYTPTARDLPVIEPGRTDTLIDRPAVVPVPEPAQDPDAPEGMGPLYVVGDVHGYYDELREALAAEGLIDADGNWAAGNARLWFLGDFTDRGPDGIGVIDLVMQLSAEAAAAGGYCKALMGNHELLLLGAKRFGDTPVQSGAGTASFQAAWLLNGGQKTDMDRLEDHHLQWMARLDAVMEEDGHLLVHSDTTAYLEYGDSIEAVNDTVHEVLTRSEADEVWDLFRKFTKRFAFRDESGSEAVRELLDAYGGDRVVHGHSPIPYLLGEVGTEEGESDGVAVDGPHVYADGLAIAMDGGITMAGKLLVVQLPLAG; from the coding sequence ATGGCGGGAGAAACTCCGGCGTCTGTTCCGCCGCCCGGAGTGCCCTCCGGCGCGCCCGCCGGGTCCCCCGTGCCGCCTGTCGGCCCGCCGCTCCACCTGCCCGCCGGCACCCCCGCCGCGCCTCCTGCCGCGCCCCCCGTCGTGTCGCCCGCCGCCCCGCCGGCCGAGCTGCCCGAGGAGTACACGCCGACCGCGCGCGACCTCCCGGTCATCGAGCCCGGCCGCACGGACACCCTCATCGACCGCCCCGCCGTCGTCCCGGTGCCCGAACCGGCCCAGGACCCCGACGCGCCCGAGGGCATGGGCCCGCTGTACGTCGTCGGCGATGTGCACGGCTACTACGACGAGCTGCGCGAGGCGCTGGCCGCCGAAGGCCTCATCGACGCCGACGGCAACTGGGCGGCCGGCAATGCCCGGCTCTGGTTCCTCGGCGACTTCACCGACCGCGGCCCGGACGGCATCGGCGTCATCGACCTGGTCATGCAGCTCTCCGCCGAGGCCGCTGCGGCCGGCGGCTACTGCAAGGCCCTGATGGGCAACCACGAACTCCTGCTGCTGGGCGCCAAGAGGTTCGGCGACACCCCTGTGCAGTCCGGCGCCGGTACCGCCTCCTTCCAGGCCGCCTGGCTCCTCAACGGCGGCCAGAAGACCGATATGGACCGCCTGGAGGACCACCACCTCCAGTGGATGGCCCGCCTGGACGCCGTGATGGAGGAGGACGGGCATCTGCTCGTGCACTCCGACACCACCGCCTACCTCGAATACGGCGATTCGATCGAGGCCGTCAACGACACCGTCCACGAGGTGCTCACCCGCAGCGAGGCAGACGAAGTCTGGGACCTGTTCCGCAAGTTCACCAAGCGCTTCGCCTTCCGCGACGAGTCCGGCTCGGAGGCCGTACGCGAACTCCTCGACGCCTACGGCGGCGACCGCGTCGTACACGGCCACAGCCCGATCCCCTATCTGCTGGGCGAGGTCGGCACCGAGGAGGGCGAGAGCGACGGTGTGGCGGTCGACGGTCCGCATGTCTACGCGGACGGTCTGGCCATCGCCATGGACGGCGGCATCACGATGGCCGGAAAGCTTTTGGTCGTTCAACTTCCGCTGGCTGGCTGA
- a CDS encoding LacI family DNA-binding transcriptional regulator codes for MTAAGKHQVSRSTGRRLGRAGIRDVAAAAGVSITTVSDALNGKGRLPDATRSHVREVADRLGYRPSAAARTLRTGKSGLLGLTVTTYGDEPFTFTEFAYFAEMARAATSAALARGYALVILPATSRHDVWSNVALDGTVVIDPADGDPVVTELVRHGIPVVSDGRPGGALPVTGWVDNDHEAAVLGLLDHLADAGARRIGLLTGNTTDTYTRLSTTAYLHWCERVGQDPVYESYPAHDPCAGAVAADRLLARPDRPDAVYGLFDPNGTDLLAAARRYGLRVPEDLLLVCCSESTLYAATEPPVTTLSLKPRRIGTAVVQILIDAIEGLDNGRPVEQVIPTDLIVRASSQRRPPRTTVSPPRGPTGD; via the coding sequence ATGACAGCAGCAGGGAAGCACCAGGTGAGCCGGTCGACCGGTCGCCGGCTGGGGCGGGCGGGCATCCGGGACGTGGCCGCCGCAGCCGGTGTGTCGATCACGACTGTCTCCGACGCGCTCAACGGCAAGGGCCGGCTTCCGGATGCCACCCGTAGCCATGTCCGCGAGGTGGCCGACCGGCTGGGCTACCGCCCGTCCGCAGCCGCCCGCACCCTCCGTACCGGCAAGTCGGGGCTCCTCGGCCTGACCGTGACCACGTACGGGGACGAACCTTTCACCTTCACCGAATTCGCCTATTTCGCGGAGATGGCCAGAGCGGCCACCTCCGCAGCCCTGGCCCGCGGCTACGCGCTGGTCATCCTCCCCGCGACCTCCCGCCACGACGTGTGGTCCAACGTCGCCCTGGACGGCACCGTCGTGATCGATCCCGCCGACGGCGACCCCGTCGTCACCGAGCTCGTGCGGCACGGCATCCCCGTCGTCTCCGACGGCCGCCCCGGCGGCGCGCTGCCCGTCACCGGCTGGGTCGACAACGATCACGAGGCGGCCGTCCTCGGCCTGCTCGACCATCTCGCCGACGCCGGCGCCCGCCGCATCGGGCTGCTCACGGGCAACACCACCGACACCTACACCCGCCTGTCGACCACCGCGTATCTGCACTGGTGCGAGCGGGTCGGGCAGGACCCGGTGTACGAGTCCTACCCGGCACACGACCCGTGCGCGGGCGCCGTCGCCGCCGACCGGCTGCTGGCCCGCCCGGACCGCCCGGATGCCGTCTACGGACTCTTCGACCCCAACGGCACGGACCTGCTCGCCGCCGCCCGGCGCTACGGCCTGAGGGTGCCGGAGGACCTGCTGCTGGTCTGCTGCAGCGAGTCCACCCTCTACGCCGCCACCGAGCCGCCCGTCACCACGCTGTCCCTCAAGCCGCGCCGGATCGGTACCGCCGTGGTGCAGATCCTCATCGACGCCATCGAGGGGCTCGACAACGGCCGGCCCGTCGAACAGGTCATACCGACCGATCTGATCGTCCGGGCCTCGTCCCAGCGACGTCCCCCGAGAACGACCGTCAGCCCACCACGAGGACCGACCGGCGACTGA
- the cydD gene encoding thiol reductant ABC exporter subunit CydD — MKPVDPRLLRYAHATRGFLVAVVVLGLAGAGLVIGQAMLIAEIVVGAFQHHLDLGALATPLALLAAISVGRGLVTWLTELAAHRAGAAVKSELRMRLIERAARLGPGAVIGRTDDGARTPEPHGRGAAGAGAPDGAGTLEMRTGELTTLATRGIDALDDYFARYLPQLGLAVVVPLAVLARIVTGDWISALTIVLTLPLIPLFMVLIGWATQARMDRQWRLLARLSGHFLDVVEGLPTLKVFGRAKAQAASIRAITGAYRRATLRTLRIAFLSSFALELLATISVALVAVGIGMRLVHGELDLYTGLMVLVLAPEAYLPLRQVGAQYHAAAEGLSAAEEIFAVLETPLRATGTAPAPAGTALAVEDLVVRHPGRTGDSLPATSFEVRSGETVALVGPSGAGKSTLLSVLLGFTAPYGGRALVDGRDIASLSPDSWRQRIAWVPQHPHLFAGTIAENVRLARPDAEDAAVRTALGDAGALDFIDALPDGMATRLGESGAGLSAGQRQRLALARAFLADRPILLLDEPTANLDGATEEAIVAAVRRLAVGRTVLLVVHRPALLAVADRVVRLPDPVGSADAAGAVDAVGAGTGLSTAVAAVSCQETAGAPAAGPALDPAEGDRGSAKVAAGARVPDEGTEPDPLPGPARGAALTRLRRTARAHRAQFAVALLLGSLALCSAVGLMATSGWLISRAAQQPPVLYLMVAVTATRAFGIGRAVFRYAERLVAHDAVFRMLAEVRVAVFRRLERLAPAGLTERSRGDLLSRLVADVDAGQDYFLRWLLPVGAAVLVGAGTVGFTGWLLPEAGAILAVGLLLAGVGVPVLSGALARRAERQLAPARGRLATRVVDVLTGTAELTVAGALPARTESVRRADRELTRIASRSATVAGTGAGLSALLCGLTVAAAAVAGVQAVHAGRLAGVALAVVVLTPLAAFEAVAGLPLAVQYRRRTRHAAERVFEVLDAPVPVQEPAVPADTPETPFPLAVRDLTARHPGADRPALDGVGFTLTAGHRLAVVGPSGSGKTTLAQVLLRFLDRESGSYLLGGTDARTVDGDAVRRLVGLCAQDAHLFDSSLRENLKLARRDRRDTSADADRDLWDALGRARLAHWVRGLPDGLDTMVGEHGARLSGGQRQRLALARALLADFPVLVLDEPAEHLDLATADALTADLLAATEGRTTVLITHRLTGLDAVDEVLVLDEGQVAQRGTYAELAAADGPFRRMLERERAVDAAYGEAQPVA; from the coding sequence GTGAAACCGGTCGACCCGCGTCTGCTCCGTTACGCCCACGCCACCCGCGGCTTCCTGGTCGCGGTGGTGGTGCTCGGGCTTGCCGGAGCGGGCCTGGTCATCGGCCAGGCGATGCTGATCGCCGAGATCGTCGTCGGGGCGTTCCAGCACCACCTCGATCTCGGCGCACTGGCCACCCCGCTGGCGCTGCTCGCCGCGATCTCCGTCGGGCGCGGTCTGGTCACCTGGCTCACCGAGCTGGCCGCGCACCGCGCCGGTGCGGCGGTCAAGTCCGAGCTGCGGATGCGGCTGATCGAGCGGGCGGCGCGGCTGGGGCCCGGAGCGGTGATCGGCCGCACGGACGATGGCGCGCGGACCCCGGAGCCACACGGTCGGGGCGCGGCCGGTGCGGGCGCACCCGACGGCGCGGGGACCCTGGAGATGCGCACCGGCGAACTCACCACCCTCGCCACCCGCGGCATCGACGCACTGGACGACTACTTCGCCCGCTATCTGCCGCAGTTGGGCCTGGCCGTCGTCGTCCCCCTCGCGGTGCTGGCCCGGATCGTCACGGGGGACTGGATCTCGGCGCTCACCATCGTCCTCACCCTTCCGCTGATCCCGCTGTTCATGGTCCTGATCGGCTGGGCCACCCAGGCGCGGATGGACCGCCAGTGGCGGCTGCTCGCCCGACTGTCGGGCCACTTCCTCGATGTCGTCGAGGGACTGCCGACCCTCAAGGTCTTCGGCCGGGCCAAGGCCCAGGCCGCGTCCATCCGGGCCATCACCGGCGCTTACCGCCGGGCGACGCTGCGCACCCTGCGGATCGCCTTTCTCTCCTCCTTCGCGCTCGAACTCCTCGCCACCATCTCGGTCGCGCTGGTCGCGGTCGGCATCGGCATGCGGCTGGTGCACGGGGAGCTCGACCTCTACACCGGCCTGATGGTGCTGGTGCTGGCTCCCGAGGCCTATCTGCCGTTGCGACAGGTCGGCGCGCAGTACCACGCTGCGGCCGAGGGGCTCTCCGCCGCGGAGGAGATCTTCGCGGTACTGGAGACACCGCTGCGCGCGACCGGCACCGCGCCCGCGCCCGCGGGCACGGCACTGGCCGTGGAGGACCTGGTGGTCCGCCACCCCGGGCGGACCGGGGACTCGCTCCCGGCGACCTCGTTCGAGGTCCGGTCCGGCGAGACCGTCGCGCTGGTCGGTCCCTCCGGCGCCGGCAAGTCCACCCTGCTGAGCGTGCTGCTCGGCTTCACCGCACCGTACGGGGGCCGGGCCCTCGTCGACGGCCGGGACATCGCGTCCCTCTCCCCCGACAGCTGGCGACAGCGGATCGCCTGGGTGCCGCAGCACCCGCATCTGTTCGCCGGCACCATCGCCGAGAACGTACGGCTGGCGCGGCCGGACGCGGAGGACGCCGCGGTGCGCACCGCGCTGGGCGACGCGGGCGCGCTGGACTTCATCGACGCGCTGCCGGACGGGATGGCGACCCGGCTCGGTGAGTCCGGTGCTGGGCTCTCGGCCGGCCAGCGCCAGCGCCTCGCGCTCGCCCGTGCCTTCCTCGCCGACCGCCCGATCCTGCTGCTGGACGAGCCCACCGCCAACCTGGACGGCGCGACCGAGGAGGCGATCGTGGCCGCGGTCCGCCGGCTCGCCGTCGGCCGCACGGTCCTGCTCGTCGTCCACCGGCCGGCGCTGCTGGCGGTGGCGGACCGGGTGGTGCGGCTGCCGGATCCGGTGGGGTCTGCGGATGCGGCGGGAGCTGTGGACGCGGTGGGCGCGGGGACGGGCCTCAGTACGGCGGTGGCGGCGGTCTCGTGCCAGGAGACGGCTGGGGCCCCGGCGGCAGGCCCGGCCCTGGACCCGGCCGAGGGCGACCGGGGCTCCGCAAAGGTGGCAGCCGGGGCGCGGGTCCCGGACGAGGGCACCGAGCCCGACCCCCTTCCCGGCCCCGCCCGGGGTGCGGCGCTCACCCGGCTGCGGCGGACCGCCCGCGCGCATCGGGCACAGTTCGCGGTGGCGCTGCTGCTGGGGAGCCTGGCGCTGTGCAGCGCCGTCGGACTGATGGCGACCTCGGGATGGCTGATCTCGCGGGCGGCGCAGCAGCCTCCGGTGCTGTACCTGATGGTCGCGGTGACCGCGACCAGGGCGTTCGGCATCGGCCGTGCGGTCTTCCGGTACGCCGAGCGGCTGGTCGCCCATGACGCGGTGTTCCGGATGCTCGCCGAGGTGCGTGTCGCCGTCTTCCGGCGGCTGGAGCGGCTGGCCCCGGCCGGGCTCACGGAGCGCAGCCGCGGCGATCTGCTGTCGCGACTGGTGGCCGATGTCGATGCGGGACAGGACTACTTCCTGCGCTGGCTGCTGCCCGTGGGGGCGGCGGTACTGGTCGGCGCGGGCACGGTGGGCTTCACCGGATGGCTGTTGCCGGAGGCCGGTGCGATCCTCGCCGTCGGACTGCTGCTCGCGGGCGTGGGGGTCCCGGTGCTCTCGGGTGCGCTGGCCCGGCGGGCGGAGCGTCAACTGGCGCCCGCGCGCGGGCGGCTCGCGACCCGGGTCGTCGATGTGCTCACCGGCACCGCCGAGTTGACGGTGGCCGGCGCCCTGCCCGCCCGTACGGAATCGGTGCGGCGCGCCGACCGGGAGCTGACCCGGATCGCCTCCCGCTCGGCCACCGTGGCCGGAACCGGCGCCGGGCTGTCGGCGCTGCTGTGCGGGCTGACGGTCGCCGCGGCGGCGGTGGCCGGCGTCCAGGCCGTGCATGCGGGCCGGTTGGCGGGTGTGGCGCTGGCCGTGGTCGTGCTCACCCCGCTGGCCGCCTTCGAGGCGGTGGCCGGGCTGCCGCTCGCCGTGCAGTACCGCCGGCGCACCCGGCACGCCGCCGAGCGGGTCTTCGAGGTGCTGGACGCCCCGGTCCCGGTGCAGGAGCCCGCCGTGCCGGCCGACACTCCCGAGACGCCGTTCCCGCTGGCCGTACGGGATCTGACCGCGCGCCATCCGGGAGCGGACCGCCCGGCGCTGGACGGCGTCGGCTTCACCTTGACGGCCGGCCACCGGCTCGCCGTCGTCGGCCCGTCCGGCTCCGGCAAGACCACGCTGGCGCAGGTGCTGCTGCGCTTCCTGGACCGGGAGTCGGGGTCGTACCTGCTGGGCGGCACGGACGCCCGGACGGTGGACGGTGACGCGGTCCGGCGGTTGGTGGGGCTGTGTGCGCAGGACGCGCACCTCTTCGACAGCTCGCTGCGGGAGAACCTCAAGCTCGCCCGCCGCGACCGGCGGGACACCTCGGCCGACGCCGACCGGGACCTGTGGGACGCGCTCGGCCGGGCGCGGCTCGCGCACTGGGTGCGGGGGCTGCCCGACGGCCTGGACACCATGGTCGGCGAGCACGGCGCCCGGCTGTCCGGGGGCCAGCGGCAGCGGCTGGCGCTGGCCCGCGCCCTGCTCGCGGACTTCCCGGTGCTCGTTCTGGACGAGCCCGCCGAGCACCTCGACCTGGCCACCGCCGATGCGCTGACCGCCGATCTGCTGGCCGCGACCGAGGGCCGCACGACGGTGCTGATCACCCACCGGCTCACCGGTCTCGACGCGGTCGACGAGGTGCTGGTCCTGGACGAGGGGCAGGTCGCGCAGCGCGGGACGTACGCGGAGCTGGCCGCGGCCGACGGCCCGTTCCGGCGGATGCTGGAGCGCGAGCGGGCGGTGGACGCGGCGTACGGCGAGGCGCAGCCGGTGGCGTAG
- the cydB gene encoding cytochrome d ubiquinol oxidase subunit II — protein MQLHDVWFVLIAVLWTGYFFLEGFDFGIGVHTKLLARDRREKRVLINTIGPVWDGNEVWLISAAGATFAAFPDWYATLLSGFYLPFLLILVCLIVRGVAFEYRAKRTEEHWQRNWETAIFWTSLLPAVLWGVVFGNIVHGVKIDAHKEYVGSVLDLLNPYAILGGLVTLTLFTFHGAVFASLKTTGEIRGRARRLATVLGLLTLVPTVGFLGWTQADKGDVSSLIAMGVVVVALLAALGANRLGREGWAFSFSGLAIAAAVTMLFLTLFPNVMPSTLNESWNLTVGSASSSPYTLKIITWCAGFATPLVMLYQGWTYWVFRKRIGTQHIAEAH, from the coding sequence GTGCAACTCCACGACGTCTGGTTCGTCCTTATCGCCGTCCTCTGGACCGGGTACTTCTTCCTCGAAGGGTTCGACTTCGGGATCGGCGTCCACACCAAGCTCCTCGCCCGCGACCGGCGTGAGAAGCGCGTACTGATCAACACCATCGGCCCGGTCTGGGACGGCAACGAGGTCTGGCTGATCAGCGCGGCCGGTGCGACCTTCGCCGCCTTCCCCGACTGGTACGCCACCCTGCTCTCCGGCTTCTACCTGCCGTTCCTGCTCATCCTCGTATGCCTGATCGTCCGCGGGGTCGCCTTCGAGTACCGCGCCAAGCGGACCGAGGAGCACTGGCAGCGGAACTGGGAGACCGCGATCTTCTGGACCTCGCTGCTGCCCGCGGTGCTGTGGGGCGTCGTATTCGGCAACATCGTGCACGGCGTCAAGATCGATGCACACAAGGAGTACGTGGGGAGCGTTCTCGACCTGCTGAACCCGTACGCGATCCTGGGCGGGCTGGTCACGCTGACGCTGTTCACCTTCCACGGCGCGGTGTTCGCCTCGCTGAAGACGACGGGTGAGATCCGGGGGCGGGCCCGCCGGCTGGCGACCGTCCTCGGACTGCTCACCCTGGTGCCGACGGTCGGCTTCCTCGGCTGGACCCAGGCAGACAAGGGCGATGTCAGCAGCCTGATCGCGATGGGCGTGGTGGTGGTCGCGCTGCTCGCGGCGCTCGGGGCCAACAGGCTCGGGCGCGAGGGCTGGGCGTTCTCCTTCTCCGGTCTCGCTATCGCGGCCGCGGTCACGATGCTGTTCCTGACGCTCTTCCCGAACGTCATGCCGTCGACGCTGAACGAGAGCTGGAACCTCACCGTCGGCAGCGCCTCGTCCAGTCCCTACACCCTGAAGATCATCACGTGGTGCGCCGGTTTCGCCACGCCGCTGGTGATGCTCTACCAAGGGTGGACGTACTGGGTGTTCCGCAAGCGAATCGGCACCCAGCACATCGCCGAGGCCCACTAG
- the hisC gene encoding histidinol-phosphate transaminase produces MSEKTPKLRAALDGIPTYKPGRPAAVGGPVTYKLSSNENPYPPLPGVLESAVTAAGSFNRYPDMACTGLMAELSDRFSVPLEHLATGTGSVGVAQQLVQSTAGPGDEVIYAWRSFEAYPIVTQVSGATSVQVPLTSGEVHDLDAMFGAITDRTRLIFVCNPNNPTGTVVRRAELESFLDRVPSDVLVVLDEAYCEFVRDPQVPDGIELYRDRPNVCVLRTFSKAYGLAGLRVGFAVAHEPVAAALRKTAVPFGVSQLAQEAAVASLRSEAALLERVDALVTERARVVDGLQGQGWTVPESQANFVWLRLGDRTTDFAAACERAGVVVRPFAGEGVRVTIGESPAMDLFLQAAEEFRKAL; encoded by the coding sequence GTGAGCGAGAAGACCCCGAAGCTGCGTGCTGCGTTGGACGGCATCCCCACCTACAAGCCGGGCCGGCCGGCGGCGGTCGGCGGCCCCGTCACGTACAAGCTGTCCTCCAACGAGAACCCCTATCCGCCGCTGCCGGGCGTCCTGGAGAGCGCGGTGACCGCCGCCGGCTCTTTCAACCGCTACCCGGACATGGCCTGCACGGGCCTGATGGCGGAGCTGTCCGACCGGTTCTCGGTGCCCCTGGAGCATCTGGCGACCGGCACCGGTTCGGTCGGTGTGGCGCAGCAGCTGGTCCAGTCGACGGCCGGTCCCGGCGATGAGGTGATCTACGCCTGGCGCTCGTTCGAGGCGTACCCGATCGTCACCCAGGTCTCGGGCGCCACGTCCGTGCAGGTCCCGCTGACCTCCGGTGAGGTGCACGACCTGGACGCCATGTTCGGCGCGATCACCGACCGGACCCGGTTGATCTTTGTCTGCAACCCCAACAACCCCACCGGCACCGTTGTGCGCCGTGCGGAGCTGGAGTCCTTCCTGGACCGGGTGCCGAGCGATGTGCTGGTGGTGCTGGACGAGGCGTACTGCGAGTTCGTGCGCGATCCCCAGGTGCCGGACGGCATCGAGCTCTACCGCGACCGGCCCAATGTGTGCGTGCTGCGCACCTTCTCCAAGGCTTACGGCCTGGCGGGGCTGCGGGTCGGCTTCGCGGTGGCCCATGAGCCGGTGGCCGCGGCGCTGCGCAAGACGGCGGTGCCGTTCGGTGTGAGCCAGCTGGCGCAGGAGGCGGCGGTGGCGTCGCTGCGCAGCGAGGCGGCGCTGCTGGAGCGGGTCGATGCCCTGGTGACCGAGCGGGCGCGGGTGGTGGACGGCCTGCAGGGGCAGGGCTGGACGGTCCCCGAGTCGCAGGCGAACTTCGTCTGGCTGCGGCTGGGTGACCGTACGACCGACTTCGCGGCGGCCTGCGAGCGGGCCGGGGTGGTCGTGCGGCCGTTCGCCGGTGAGGGCGTGCGGGTCACGATCGGCGAGAGCCCGGCGATGGACCTGTTCCTGCAGGCCGCGGAGGAGTTCCGCAAGGCGTTGTAA